The DNA window GATCAGATGGTTGCCCTTTTCGCGATTGAAAAGGGCGGCTCCGGTGATGGCCAGATTGTCCGACTCGGTCGCGCCGGAGGTGAAGACGATCTCCCGGGGATCGGCGTGAATCAGCTCGGCCACCTGCTGGCGACCCTTTTCCACCGCCTGCTCCGCCTCCCAGCCGAAAGCGTGGGAACGCGAAGCCGGATTGCCGAATTTTTCGGTAAACCACGGCAGCATGGTCTCCAGAACCCGGGGATCGACGGGAGTGGTTGCCTGATAGTCCATATAGATCGGTAATTTCATGCCCTTACCCCTGAACCGCGGTTTCCGTCCCCGTGGGGCCGGTCTTGACTCTTTGACCCTGGCCGACTGCTCTTTATCCCGAAAACGTCGTGTTCGGTGAGAAAAAAGGATTGGTCCGGAGCAATCGCTGCACGATGCGGTGCAACGCCTCCACAAAGCCTTCCACCTCCTCCTGCCGATTGTCGCTCCCCAGGGAGAGGCGAATGGCGCCGGAGGCCAGGGCGGGTTCGACACCCATGGCGGCGAGGACATGGGAAACCCGGGTCTTTCCGGAGGAGCAGGCCGAGCCGCTGCTGATGCAAAAGCCCGCCATATCGAGGGCCATGACCAGCATTTCACCGTCGATTCCGGGCAGACTCAAACAAACGGTATTGGGCAGGCGGGGTTCTTCCCGACCGAAAAGACGCATCTCCGGGAAAAGGGCCCCAAGCCTCTCTTCCAGATGATTACGCAAGGCACGTACCTTTTCCGCCGCCGCCTCCCGTTCCCGCATCGCCAGAATGCAAGCCTGCCCGAATCCGACGATACCGGCAAGGTTCTCGGTTCCGGAACGGCGTCCCCGCTCCTGACCGCCTCCCAACAACATGGCTTCCAGGGCCAGTCCCGGCGTGACGATCAGTGCGCCGACGCCTTTCGGCCCCCCGATTTTGTGGGCCGACAGGGAGAGCAGGTCAACCCCCGGATCGGCGAGGGAGAGCGCTTCCCGGCCAAAGGCCTGCACCGCGTCGCTGTGGCAGGGGATATCCCGTTCGCGGCACAGCCGGGCCACCTCGGCCACCGGTTGCAGTACGCCGGTTTCGTTGTTGGCCAGCATGAGGCTGACCAGCCGGGTATCGGGCCGCAGACAGGATGCCACCTCTTCCGGATCGTATCGGCCGCCCGGCCCCACCCCGGCCAGGGAAAGCTCCATGCCGCGCCGTTCCAGGGATCGGGCCATCTCCAGCACCGAGGGATGTTCCACCGCGCCGACCAGCAGATGCCCCCGGAAACCGTGGCTTGCCGCCACTCCCATCAGGGCCAGATTGTTGGCTTCGGTACCGCCGCTGGTGAAGATCACCTGGCTCTCATGCACCTCCACCGCCGCCGCCACCTGACGCCGCGCCGTATCCAGGCCCGTCCGCGCCGCCCGACCCATGCCGTGGACCGAAGAGGGATTGCCCGCCCGCTCCCGCCAGTAGGGCAGCATGGCCGCCAGAACCTCCTCGCGTACCGGAGTCGTGGCGTTATGGTCGAAATAGACCATTCACCCCTCTCCCGCCGCGTCCGGCCTGCTCGACATCGCCTCCACCAGATGGCGCAGATTCACCGATTCCAGATAAGCGAAAATATGCTGGTCCAGGGAAACCCACAGGTCATGGGTCATACAACGGCTGGAATTGAGACATCCTTCGGGATTTTCATCGTTGCAGGAGGTGGAGCGGATGGGTTCGTCCACGGCGCGAATGATATCGGCCACGGTGATACCCGAATGCTCACGGGTCAACTCGTAGCCGCCGCCGGGTCCCCGCACGCTACCCACCAGCCCCTGACGGCGCAGTTTGGCGAACAACTGTTCCAGATAAGAGAGGGAGATCCCCTGTCGGCGGGAGATATCCGTCAGGCTGACGGGCCCGTGCGCCCCGAAAACCGCCAGGTCCAGCATGGCGGTCACGGCATAGCGGCCTCGGGTGGTCAGTCTCATGACGGCTCTCCGACGGGTTCATCGGCAGAGGGGTCTTCGCTGCTCGCCTCCCCGGCACGGACGGCCTTCGACTCTTCGAGCATCCTCAAGCGGTCGTCCATCTGATGGGCCTGCTCCAGCATGCATTTGATGGCTTTGACCACGGGGTCGGGCATGTCCCCGTCCTGCCCGTAGGTGAGAAACAGCTCTCCGGCGGCGGCGCGCACCCCGCCGATCATCTCCCGTCCGGGAACCCCCACCACCGTGGCTCCGGGAGAGACATCCTTGACCACCACCGCGTTGGAGCCGATACGGGCCCCTTCGCCGATCACCACCGCTCCCAGGACTTTGGCCCCGGCGCCGATCACCACGTCGTTGCCCAGGGTCGGATGGCGTTTCCCCTTGTTCCAGGTGGTTCCGCCCAGCGTCACCCCG is part of the Magnetococcales bacterium genome and encodes:
- a CDS encoding cysteine desulfurase yields the protein MVYFDHNATTPVREEVLAAMLPYWRERAGNPSSVHGMGRAARTGLDTARRQVAAAVEVHESQVIFTSGGTEANNLALMGVAASHGFRGHLLVGAVEHPSVLEMARSLERRGMELSLAGVGPGGRYDPEEVASCLRPDTRLVSLMLANNETGVLQPVAEVARLCRERDIPCHSDAVQAFGREALSLADPGVDLLSLSAHKIGGPKGVGALIVTPGLALEAMLLGGGQERGRRSGTENLAGIVGFGQACILAMREREAAAEKVRALRNHLEERLGALFPEMRLFGREEPRLPNTVCLSLPGIDGEMLVMALDMAGFCISSGSACSSGKTRVSHVLAAMGVEPALASGAIRLSLGSDNRQEEVEGFVEALHRIVQRLLRTNPFFSPNTTFSG
- a CDS encoding Rrf2 family transcriptional regulator, with amino-acid sequence MRLTTRGRYAVTAMLDLAVFGAHGPVSLTDISRRQGISLSYLEQLFAKLRRQGLVGSVRGPGGGYELTREHSGITVADIIRAVDEPIRSTSCNDENPEGCLNSSRCMTHDLWVSLDQHIFAYLESVNLRHLVEAMSSRPDAAGEG
- the cysE gene encoding serine O-acetyltransferase, whose protein sequence is MLSRLRKDVGAIFQRDPAARHLLEVLTCYPGLHAVLIYRLGHRFWQWRLKWLARMLSYLGRFITGIEIHPAARIGEGFFIDHGMGVVIGETAEIGDNVTIYHGVTLGGTTWNKGKRHPTLGNDVVIGAGAKVLGAVVIGEGARIGSNAVVVKDVSPGATVVGVPGREMIGGVRAAAGELFLTYGQDGDMPDPVVKAIKCMLEQAHQMDDRLRMLEESKAVRAGEASSEDPSADEPVGEPS